The genomic region ttatttgctGGAAGTCAATGCTGAGCTGTTAGGGGCCCAGGGCCAGTCACTCGGTGCTCAGGAACACCCCTGGAGGCACACTGACCCCTACTGTTTCCCCACCAGTTTGCTGAACACATCGTAGATTTCTGGCTTTTCCTGTGCAAACTgctctgctgtatttttctgtagcCAGTCAGACGAACgcatctgctgctgcaggaggccaaTGAGGTCACCGAGGTTGGAGCTACCAGAACAGGTAGGTTCCTGGTGGCGGGATACAAAAATTACTTCATCTGTGCTATCTGCTTTGCCGTCCTGATCTGACTGACAAGGCTGCTCCTTTTCCTCAGCCAGTATCTCCTGCTCTCGCTCTTCCAAAACCTTGCGGATCCGCTGCATACCTGCAGAGGTATAAGGAGGGGAAACATTGGTGGATTAGTTTAAGCCACAAGGGTCTCCAAATCCCAGTCAGATCCAGAAAAATTTGGAGggtggaaggaaaggaaggaagcacGGGGAAGACAAGGATCATAATAACAGGATAGTTTAGGATtaaggagaggaggaaacagtgctgcagaaactccggtgggaggaagaagggaaaacatCACTCACCCAGCTGTAGTCGGTGGGTCTTGTCAGCAAAAATGATGCGGAACCATCCAGGTTCACTGCACTCAAAGGCTTTGCCGCAGGACAGGAGGACCTTGTTATCGAGAAAACGCCTCCAGAGCAGCATCTCCTCCTCAAATGTTCCTGTCCTAAGGTACTGGGAGAGTCACCAGAAGGCCAGAGGTTAGTCACATATAGGCTAACTCACTGAGATCCTCATGAATTTGTGATTCCCATGAGGTCTAAAAAGGCCAGGGGAGACACCTTTTACCTCTGAAGTACAGCAGTTGtgataaaaaggaagaaatggggAGGAAAGTGGCTTGAGAGCAGTAAGATTCCTGCAAGGAGGGAAATGCACAGACAGACGAAAGGAAAAGCACGCACAGAAATACGAGGCAGTCCCTCCCTCTGCTCACATCAGATGGGGTTTTAACAAAATGCATATCGCAATATTGAACTTTCCCCTGGACGCAGTTGCACCATGTGCCTGCCCTTGTCCCGGGAGAAGCCTCCTTTCCTAGGACTACCAACCTTTCTGAAGTCAATCCAGACAAAGAAGCCTGCGTTGCGGTTGAGAAAAGGAACCCCAAGTGTCTTCAGCTCATCTGTCACATATGTATGGGCAGCTTTTAGGCGGGCGTGGTTGGCCCTCAGGTACACCTGGTTGATCCAGTCTAAccaaaaggagaagaaaaaaaaattacaaactgACTAAGAATTCAGATCTGTTAAGGTTTCTAAAATACTCACAATGCCTTTTTATATTTCACATTTCAACtcctttgtttgtttcctcaaaaagcagaaatgggGGCAAGAACTATTTAGCAATTTAATGTCTGTGTGTTATCTTCTTCACCATTTCCCTCCCTACAGTCATGGCTTTTACAGCTATGGACTGTTAGCACTCCAACCAGGGCAAAGCTAGAATCCCTGTTCCATTTCCCTCTTCCCACAAGGCTGTACTATTCTTTTGTCTCTGCTCAGCTGCTTCTGTACAACACTGGCTACTTCTACACACTTAGCTTCTTCGGAGCTGCTCCTCTAACTTTGCCGATGAGGAGCTTTGCAGAGATGTTGCTCTGCTGTGGAACTGTCAGCCATGGCTTACACGGGCAGCTTCAGGATCAGGGAAGGCTGCCAACTGCACATACAAGAGACCATTTGGGAGAGTAAGGGGACAGGATCCCACGAGGTACCAAGACACACAGACAGCAGAGGATCCCACATGAAGCTGCTGACTCACCTCTGTCTCTAAGCAGCTGTGCAACCTTGTGCTGGACAGGTCCACAGACCCCGTGGAAGTAGCACAAAGAAGCCACCGCATTAGCAACATCTTGGTTCTCTGTGTACAAAGTACCAAAGCGAATCCCAGAGACAGCAAAATCCTGCAGAAGACACAGAGAGACTACTTTATTGCACAGGAAGGCTGGGATCCTAAAACCATTGCCTTGTTCTTTCTTGCATAAGGAACCTGAGGACAGCAAGCCAACCACAGCGGTGAGGAAGCCACGGCACAGTGGCAACCAGCACTCACCTTGCTTATTCCCCACATCACATGGGTCCTCTGTGGATCAGGCAATCTGTATGTAGAAGGATGCAGATGGGCAGTTAGTGTCATAGGTGCTGAAGCTTTTGGGTCACCAGCGCAGCATTGCGAAAACAGAGAGGCAGCATTACACAGTGACAGGCAGCGCAGCACGGAACATCAGTCAAGAGGGAAAATCCAGATCTGACCTAACTTCAGAAGCAAGGAACTCCCAGGAACTAATTTCAGATGAGATTTTTAGGTATTTCAGATATATAGATACTTCCAGTAAGTGCTGTACTTCACGCGCAGATTTTCTGCATGTATATAGCTTGTAAATTTAACGCTAAAAATCAATTTCTATTGATTTCCATTTCTAagaatttaaagcaattttctttctttcaaaccACAATACTTCGCAGAAGGAGACTCTTCCTTTGCAATGCTGTACATCCAAGCTCAGCAATGCTGAGAAAACAGCCaagtataattttatttccttgcaaaTGAGCATGAAAAGAAAGATAACACCATTGGcgaaaaccagaaagaaaaaacaattataatatacatatattaaaatatgagTTTTGCAAAAAATTTTGTATCATTAAATTAATACCCAATAAAACCCATTCTCAAATCTGTAGTAACACTGTGATCCGTGACTactgtatgaaaaaaaagaaagtaaacagCAACAGAAGGTCTTTATAGCATCAACAGAAACATGGGAAAGAGGCAGCAATGtttaaacaggaaagaaaagcctcACTCTCAAGAAATGAAACATTCATTGCCATTCTGGGGGGACTGGCACAAGCAAGTACCAAAGCACACGCTGGAAAGGGTATCACAGCAGAAAATTAACTAACATGTTTTCCTTGCTAGATTTTTCCTTgcacttgaaaaaaatgcatttgccaTTCAGAAAttacaacaataataataaaaacaaacaatgtaACGCAGATTCAGAATTTGCTAGCTCATGACTTAACTTCCAGTCACAAGTTCTAAGCAAGGCATCATGTTGAATTGTCACTGGAAGATGGCCAGGGAAGTAGGAGCTGATTTTACCTGTCCATGCCTAGGACACTGTGAAACGTGGCTGATTCATCAAAAACTGACAGCATGTAGATCTCATCTACTATCACATGCAATTCATGTCTGCAAAAGGACAAAATGGAAGTTACcaaaaaatgctgcttctggCTTAGAAGCAAAGAGTAAGTCAGGATTCCGCAAAGACTGGCTTTATACAAAGAAGAGGGACACCAAAttttgcagcacagcagcacttttCAACAACTCGGAAGGTCTATTATGTGTACATTGAACTGATTTGAGTTATATCCAGCTAATTGTTACACACTGCAACCATATAATGAGATAAAATTTCAGTCATTTCCAAAGCACTCGTGAAAATTAACTGCTGTAGGTACTACCCTTCTAGAGTACGATGTATCATCATCCACTCAGAATTGACCAAatttcagagagcagcagcgATGAAACTGGGAAGCcatattcaaatatttctttttctctgtacatACAGAAAAACTGGGAGGAAAGGAACTCAGATTCCTACCAAAGACACACAGCGCAATAGTGTTTGCTAGGACTGCCAAGGAATAAAGCTTCTATTCCTTGACACAAGTTGCCTTGCCACTCCAGATGACTGGAAGGTCCACGCTCCCTTCTCCCCGACagccctctctcctctcttaaGCCTGCTGTGCGCTGTGTGAAGAACAGGCTTTATGCCCGACTGAGAAAATATTCACATATAAATTAGGAGAGAGCAAGTAGTCCGCCAGACTCTGAAAGCCGTATCTGACTCAGGATACCTCAGCTCTCCAAATTGACATACCTTTTAGCAAATTCCAGGTAATCCCGTAATTCTGACAAGGAATAGATGTCCCCaaggggattttggggattCAGTAGAATTAAGGCCCTTACAGTGATACCCTGCAGAACAAAAAATGCAATAGTAAGAGAGCATTCATCGCGGGATAGATTTTCAGTTCCTCCACTGGAGCACTGAATGCGACACAAGACTCCCCTTCAGCTTCCACCACGACTATTTCACCCCAAAGGTTAGATTTGTATGAGAAAACTTTTAGCCAcaaattaagatatttttataattacagCACTTGCAAAGGGAACTGGGGAAAACACATAGAATCAATCTATGATTTATGAAAAGGGGGAGTTCTGCTATGATTGCTGCCATCTGGTAAGCCAATTTATAACAAAGATGCTCTCACACATTCTCAGCGTGGAAGAGAATTGTGTCTGAGCTGTATCAGCAATCAGGAAGTAACAGATTACTGAAGGCTGCCCATGAATGAGGCAAGAAAGATCGGAATTTGAGCTACATGGATGCAAATTGCTCACATTTAGAGAACGTGTGGCTGGAGATGTCAGAGCCAGTAATGATCTAAAGATGCAGCTAAACCTACACTGGGTTTAGGACAATTTCAAAACCTACAGACTAAATATTCAGAAACAATCTGCACTTGCCTTCTAAATTTGCCCCTCCTGCGAATACTCTTGATGGTCTTACTTGATTCTGCTGCACTAAACTCAGCTGGCCTTCCCAAAGGAGAAACTCTAGGTAGTCCCCACATTGTAGCGCGTGCCCAGGTACGTATGACACCGTGGGATTCCTCTTGCAAGTGAGGCTGAGTACTCTGCCACAAGTGCAAACAGGATTTGCAAGGAGCCTGATCTCAGGCTTTCTGTAAGGACCATGAGAAAGCCAGGTGCTAGGTTTCGAAATTGTTTTGGTCTTCAGGCCATTTCTGGGACCAGTCATTTCAAACATACTGTCGACTtaataaaaagaatttgaatACTTGTAGACCAATAATAAGAAGCTCAGCTACACTCACCTCTGCACGGGCATCCTGCAAggctttttccagtttttccacTGTAAGCTGAAAAGGCCGAGTGCTTGTTCCAGTAATCTGAAAGACACCACAAAGACACAAAAAAGGCCAAATTATTTCAACAGAGTCTGCCTTGAGCCATTCCCCTGAGAAACAtcccccaaaacaaaataaaaacccaacaATAATGACCAACAATAAAGAGCATCCACTCTTATCTTTTTATAATACAGAAcgagtaaataaataaaatcaaagaaacGTTCATCACAGACAGGCCACAGGCACAGAATTCTCTGGCCATTCTTAATAACTCAAGCAATGCCAAATCTCCATGTGCTTTTTGACCCCAGACCACCTCTAGTAGGACAGCACATACTTCTGTCTCAAAGGTTCAAAATGGCCATCTTCCCCCCTCAACAGCCATTACTACACATTTATAGGAAGTAAGAtacaagaaaaggagaagactGGAATCCAGATTTATGCCCTCAAACAAGTTTCTTGAAAACTATGTGTCCAGTTTCCCAACAATAAATGGGAAAACACCCATAGGCTGCTGCCTAGCCTTGTCCTGAGGTCCCCAAAGCTTGACGCTTTCCTGTGCCAATTATTTTTTGACTGCAGAGGTTGGTACTCCCTCCTCTCAATTCTTACCTTACTGTCTAAATAGGCGTACACCAGCTTGACATTGCCATACAGAAAGACGCTCTGGGTGATACCACCATAAAAAGGAGTAGCAATCAGAACAGCCTCTGGAACCAAGACGACAAAATTTGTCAGCGACAGGCCCCagtccttctctctctcctagCATATTTCAGCTAAGCATGAAAGCTTTTCTACAGTTATGTCCTctggaaacattttaatgttactGCCTTTTTCTCTACTTTCTTTCTATTAATTCGTCAGTCTTCTGCAGGAACTAGGACACTGTACATCCACCCTCAGTAACCCTTGTAAGCTTGAGCATAGCCCACATTTAGTGGGCTAAGCAGAGCACCCTGAAACAGTAAGGACAGACAGGGCGAGACACAGAGTGTGAGCACCAGAGATCTGCAGACTGTGAAGGTGATGAATTTCACAACACAATGCTGCAGGAAACAAGAACCTTGCAGTAGACTAGTGCCAATTCCTACACTTCACTTCTATCAAACAACATTTAAACTGAGTAACTATTTCCGAAcacaaataaacattaaaaacatctCAGCAATCCACTTACCTCCTGGATCACAAAGGACTGTAGCTAACgcagaaaacaaagaaccaCAACCATTCAGAACAATCACctagagaagagagagagaggttaGTGATAAATCAGTCCATAGAAAGATACcaccacagaaaataatttttaacaatatcaacaaaatgtatttgctcCCTAATTCTCTAGCACAGATGTTCCCAGAATTTTCCTGCTGAATTCCCACTTCTACCAGAAATAACTTTAATCCTGTACTCTGTTGCATGATACTTTGTCCAGATGTCTTTCTTGATTGTAATAAGCAATATAGTATTTAGAAATAGCAGGTTTTATGTTGGGAAAAATTTAGTTCTCAAGCTTTAGAAAGGCAAAATCCTTTTCACCAGCTAATACGCATTATCTTCTCTTTGTGGTAATGGCCTCATACGGGGCAAGTTTGACTCCTGCTTCCAGAAGACTGACGTGCACAGGTCCCACGAGTTCAATCCAAGCATCAGGTTGAATCTGCTGCCTTGGAGGGGCAATGATCAGCAAACTGATCAGTCACAACTTCAGCATATGTGAAGTAGGGGCTTCTGCTGAATTACTGCATCCTGAGCAGCAgcggctgctcctgctgcctttaCAACCCAGCAAAAGCAGGACTCATGCATGCACCGAGCCCAGCCTGCATCCCTCGCAGGTCAGCAAGTCCTGCAAAGTCTGAAAACGTCTGCTCTTGCCAGGTAAAACTACTCTTGGCTGAACGACAGATTTTGTCCTGAGGTGTAGcagcaaaacagtaaaaaattaaaCCCAGCTGAAACAATGGGCTCTCTTTGTCCCTGAGGGACACAAGCACCATAGGTCCCAGGGCTGAATACGGAGATAGAAGCATAAAGCCTCATTGAGAGCAATGGCATGAGGAGTTGGCACACAAAAGTAAAGAATAAGGCAAATAAACAGCAGAACTGAAGTGTTGGCTAAAGTGTGCATCAAAAGCTACTAAAATGGCTATGATTCAATCTCATTTACATGATAAAAGGCTGTCATCTTACAAAAtcacttgtttaaaaaaaataagatgaaattgTTTGACAACAAATGGCAATACATTAGAATAGACACCAATGGAAAGTGGGTTACCCACATTTTCTGCCTTAAGAGGTGCAGGGGCCTTGCAGTAATAGGTCAAAAATCGAGCCACTTCCTCCCGTAAACTGAGAAAGACACAAAAGCAAATATTGATTCAGCTTATTCTCCAAGAGGCTGGGCTTCCCCAGGTCCGCATCTCAGGAAAATAAAGCCAGGGCACAGTAAAGTCTGATGCAGATAGCTAGAAAACAGGATAGCTCAGGCCCGTGCCACAGACATGACTGTTACACATGGCAAAGGTGTCACGGATAATGGCTACAGCTAGGCATACATTTCTGAAGAGCTTTAACTGAGAACAGAGCTGAAGGATTAAAGTCCCCAGTGTTCATGATGCCTGAAGGAACTTTTTGGAGTTACCTGATTTGTTAATGTATATAGTGTTGTTAAAACTGCATTTGCTTTAGAAAATTAGCATCTTCTCTTACATAAGAGGATTTTTAACTggatttttaaaggatttttaagTAGTTGGGTGACTAATTTacacttttgaaaagaaaaagatgattaAATGACCTAGAAAAGTTTTAACTAATGTGTAGCAGAAGTGGTTTGTACTCATCCACTTTGTTTATCAGACAAGTATTCAAAAAGAGAAGCATTACAGGAATGAGAAGACTTACAACATATGTCCCTTCCAGTCAGGATACTGAAGCAGTGGAGGCTCCATGAGGTTCATATCAGTCTGCGTCAGCTGTGAGCAACAGAACGAAGCATTAAAAACACAATCACGGAAACCAGAAATATGGAAATAGGTAGATCCACATGCAGGCACACACCTGCATAGACACATACACATAAAACTTCAACAGCCTTAAAACTGgattgagaaagccactgacCATCAGAATTAACGCAGCTTGGAGAGGCAATAATCAGCAAGATGACCAGTGATAACTGCAGTTTATGGAAGGTACGGGCCTTTGCTAAATAATTGCAGCCAAAACTTCTCTGCCCAGAGATCTACAGAAAGGATGCTCCAAAAAAGAAGCCCGCAGAAGACCTTCTGAACAAATGAAGCAATCAAGTGTCCCAAGGAGTGCTTTGCCCACGTTATAAGAACAAAAGCTTTCAGCTGGCAATTAAGTACCAATTGTGAAAACTCTAGCAGCATGAAAGCTCAGGTCTATATTGTTGGAAAGAGACAGACAGGATTTGAAATCACAATCtgataagttttctttttttttttaaaaaaaaaaacaaaactttcaacatattaatttttaatgatttctacCTTTCATTTATATCTCAGTTCCAAGTTACTTCAGACCTACAGTTCTGATAAGTCTTGGTAAGCGTTAGAATGTAACAGGAGCTTTCAAAagacaagtgaaaaataaaattatcttcttGAATGTCTTCCCTAGGGCAGATACTCTGTTCTTTATTAGGAGCTTATTCTGTTCTCAAAGTCAGATTCACCTGAACTGTGGGCAAGCTTTAGAGccctttttaatgtttatatttaGATAAAATAAGCACACTGCttttatctaaatattttcaaggtTGTCATTATCAGGGTTTCACATAATCCAGTTCTATGAAGTTGCAAGGGGAAGCGCAGCAGTGATCagggcagaaggaaaaggacatTTCACATGAACGAAAAGGGAATAAACAAATGTTATGTGCAATGTAACTTCCAAACGTTTGATGACAACCGATCTATGAGTTAATACTAAAAGGGCAGGGGAGTGTGGACACAACAAGTAAGTGATGGTGCAAAGGAGGAGGGAAATTTAACATGCAGTGTGAATGTGTACCACAGAGtaacaaaaccacaacattcTGCATTGGTGTTTTAATAACTTGTGCCAAGCTCTGGAAACTGGACAGTTTAAAGACACTGTCCTCATCCCATGCAGAATTACAACCTGACATTAGGGGAATAAAGTTCCTTTATTCATCTGTAGATGTTCTTGAAGCCTATGTAGCACAGAACTATGTCTCCTTAGATCTCTCTCCTAAACTTATCTAGAGAACGCAACATAAAACATATCAGCAGACTTGGCCAAAAAGGGCTATGCAATAATAAAGAGAAGAACCCTTAATGATAATGCTTTAAGGGCTAGGAAAATCAGATGGGCCATCCAAAATGAAGACTATCTGAGATCTCATGCCACAGAATATTAATTATCCAATTTAAGGGTCAAAAGTTGAAGACAGAAATCTGATATACTGCttttttcagtggaaacagtatttattttccccactagcaacagattatttttccctACAATCCCAGCTGGCACAGCACCCAGTGAACCCCTGCTGTAACTCTGGGCTGTGAGGAAGAAGCTGGAAACAGTAACATTGTCCAACTTCTCCCCACGTGCAGGATGGCTCACCACACTAGCTCATTCTCACAACAAGGCTAACGAAGATGCAACTGACTGCTGTCTCCCTCCGCACTACTTGCTGCAGACGTCGTGTTAGTGTAGGGAAAGGACAGTGAACGAAGGGAGGTACAACCTACGCAGCCCAGAGGGCGCCTCCTGTGTGCAcagctgccaggcagcagctctgccttaCCTGTTCTTTTAGCTGGAAGGCCGAGTGGTGGGGTAGCATCCCCGAGTCAGTGGTGTGGCAGGCAGGAATAAAACAAGGAACATTTTGAGGGTGGGAATTGGTGGAACGGGAGTAACAGTGAGCTTCAAACCGCAGAGACTGACTGTCAGAACCCCAGCCACCTTCCCTCCCCACAGGCAGCTTCAGCCAGGAAAAATGCAGCCTTTCCGCCTTGGAGGCTGAATCCGGGCAATAACTTTAATGGAAATCAAGAAACATTCCTCTAAGGCACAgctctcttgttttcttttgtctttttttgttgtttgtttctgattCGTGCTATTTGTTTCACACAATTGAACAAAGTGTCTGACAAGCAGATGATCCAGTATGACTTCAAGAGCTTTCACAAGATGTCCCGTTCACTGCTGCCACCCTCTCAAATTTTAGGTAAGTTCAGAATTAGGAGTCCAAACTGTGTAACTTTACAATGGACAGAGCCAACTTCCTCTGTCCCAGGCTATGAAGACCCTTGAAATTAAAGGGAGATCAAAACAAGTTCTGAGACCTCTGTATTAAATGAAACACGGTCAGTGGGAGAAAAAATTCAATACTTCATTTAAGTATTGAGTCTTAAGTATTTGAACGAGCCAAGCACATTCCCACAAACACACaatgaaaaggaacagaaaaacaccCCCGTTCCTATCCTCCTGCTAAAATAACTTAAGTAAGTGTACAAATAGCTGGATTCGAAAGCGACTTCCGACAATAAGAAATACACAAGGAGAAACTTTACTAGAGAACCCTGAATGGCAGCAATAACACTAGGAAAGCAGAGACACTGAGGAGGAACTACACAGCacatttgcttctctttttggAATAGAACTTACCCGTTTAGACATCAGGTCAAAGCAGAGTTTATTCTCACTGGTGCCAAAATTAATTATAccctagaaaaagaaagaatttatcATTTATGGACACAAAAAAACCATGTACATAACATCACCTTAGCTATCACTTCACTGATGTGCCCTCAAAAAGCTTACCAAGGAAGTCAAAACACAATTCATATAAATATAGAACATAATACAGAACTAGAGACGTATATGTG from Anser cygnoides isolate HZ-2024a breed goose chromosome 5, Taihu_goose_T2T_genome, whole genome shotgun sequence harbors:
- the LOC106040843 gene encoding 1-aminocyclopropane-1-carboxylate synthase-like protein 1 isoform X1; amino-acid sequence: MDFRGKKYERGSNWSDPEVVELLQLWADESVQMELESCLRNQHVFNRIAEVLREKGIHRTGDQCREKIKKMKLEYRRIKDNSKAPRGGRTWKFYDVMDRVLNSRPALAYGPLSGSMMAQQVLQGTMVESYHHQFAASALPFGHAQHPELMEIKCEEVNSDEHCLTPEPPPAMSYQQGSPEEHEMERAFLERAQNDSPISRVEVPIETSVSPSGFSESNMASSSRMQNVVPRPGFSALHRLRKKRKGQRVKDPLDDLLLKTLTSQRAMEERFLQMEERRFQRDLDVEERRMQLEQRRFELEREHEFRMFNVFAQMLSILKQSHSGSSSSIAMPRGLDFSQALSEITGLGGGGGGDLQELRARPLAERRVDIHGFCHQGDFQRSPYLSARGNIANIFRGSTEEGYKAYHADKYDEDKNPNGIINFGTSENKLCFDLMSKRLKEQLTQTDMNLMEPPLLQYPDWKGHMFLREEVARFLTYYCKAPAPLKAENVIVLNGCGSLFSALATVLCDPGEAVLIATPFYGGITQSVFLYGNVKLVYAYLDSKITGTSTRPFQLTVEKLEKALQDARAEGITVRALILLNPQNPLGDIYSLSELRDYLEFAKRHELHVIVDEIYMLSVFDESATFHSVLGMDRLPDPQRTHVMWGISKDFAVSGIRFGTLYTENQDVANAVASLCYFHGVCGPVQHKVAQLLRDRDWINQVYLRANHARLKAAHTYVTDELKTLGVPFLNRNAGFFVWIDFRKYLRTGTFEEEMLLWRRFLDNKVLLSCGKAFECSEPGWFRIIFADKTHRLQLGMQRIRKVLEEREQEILAEEKEQPCQSDQDGKADSTDEVIFVSRHQEPTCSGSSNLGDLIGLLQQQMRSSDWLQKNTAEQFAQEKPEIYDVFSKLVGKQ
- the LOC106040843 gene encoding 1-aminocyclopropane-1-carboxylate synthase-like protein 1 isoform X2, with the translated sequence MDFRGKKYERGSNWSDPEVVELLQLWADESVQMELESCLRNQHVFNRIAEVLREKGIHRTGDQCREKIKKMKLEYRRIKDNSKAPRGGRTWKFYDVMDRVLNSRPALAYGPLSGSMMAQQVLQGTMVESYHHQFAASALPFGHAQHPELMEIKCEEVNSDEHCLTPEPPPAMSYQQGSPEEHEMERAFLERAQNDSPISRVEVPIETSVSPSGFSESNMASSSRMQNVVPRPGFSALHRLRKKRKGQRVKDPLDDLLLKTLTSQRAMEERFLQMEERRFQRDLDVEERRMQLEQRRFELEREHEFRMFNVFAQMLSILKQSHSGSSSSIAMPRGLDFSQALSEITGLGGGGGGDLQELRARPLAERRVDIHGFCHQGDFQRSPYLSARGNIANIFRGSTEEGYKAYHADKYDEDKNPNGIINFGTSENKLCFDLMSKRLTQTDMNLMEPPLLQYPDWKGHMFLREEVARFLTYYCKAPAPLKAENVIVLNGCGSLFSALATVLCDPGEAVLIATPFYGGITQSVFLYGNVKLVYAYLDSKITGTSTRPFQLTVEKLEKALQDARAEGITVRALILLNPQNPLGDIYSLSELRDYLEFAKRHELHVIVDEIYMLSVFDESATFHSVLGMDRLPDPQRTHVMWGISKDFAVSGIRFGTLYTENQDVANAVASLCYFHGVCGPVQHKVAQLLRDRDWINQVYLRANHARLKAAHTYVTDELKTLGVPFLNRNAGFFVWIDFRKYLRTGTFEEEMLLWRRFLDNKVLLSCGKAFECSEPGWFRIIFADKTHRLQLGMQRIRKVLEEREQEILAEEKEQPCQSDQDGKADSTDEVIFVSRHQEPTCSGSSNLGDLIGLLQQQMRSSDWLQKNTAEQFAQEKPEIYDVFSKLVGKQ